A single Elaeis guineensis isolate ETL-2024a chromosome 15, EG11, whole genome shotgun sequence DNA region contains:
- the LOC105058837 gene encoding protein VACUOLELESS GAMETOPHYTES-like, which produces MPKKITHFTHPKHPLVQTLIDRRFKCDGCKYPGSGLRYYCDIFDFVLHDRCATCPPALHIFAHPLHPLTQVARTDPADPRVCDLCREPVRRTSYRCVACGFDLHPLCAMLPPTVEAELHSGHALSLVPAIPQPCSACGEVCLVWRYRCIPCKVNLHPQCLFGWQVGMKKTTHRG; this is translated from the coding sequence atgccaaAGAAGATAACCCACTTCACCCATCCAAAACACCCGTTGGTGCAAACCCTAATCGACCGAAGATTCAAGTGTGATGGGTGCAAGTACCCTGGATCCGGGCTGCGCTACTACTGCGATATCTTCGACTTCGTCCTCCACGATCGCTGTGCCACCTGCCCGCCGGCCCTCCACATCTTCGCCCACCCTCTCCACCCCCTCACGCAGGTCGCGCGCACGGACCCAGCCGACCCCCGCGTCTGCGACCTGTGCCGGGAGCCCGTGCGCCGGACGTCGTACCGCTGCGTCGCGTGCGGCTTCGACCTCCACCCTCTGTGCGCGATGCTGCCGCCGACCGTCGAGGCTGAGCTGCACTCCGGCCATGCCCTCTCGCTCGTCCCCGCCATCCCACAGCCGTGCTCGGCCTGCGGCGAGGTGTGCCTCGTGTGGCGCTACCGCTGCATCCCGTGCAAGGTAAACCTCCACCCCCAGTGCCTCTTCGGATGGCAAGTGGGAATGAAAAAAACCACGCATCGTGGTTGA
- the LOC105058636 gene encoding transcription factor MYB1 has translation MGRRPPCSKDGLNRGAWSSHEDKILADYVKVHGEGKWTDLPKRAGLKRCGKSCRLRWLNYLRPGIKRGNISHEEEDLIIRLHKLLGNRWSLIAGRLPGRTDNEIKNYWNTKLGKEVKAIPEPFNGEKVLQSKPKERKAAASLKAKAPIELGKQSHPVIRPKAVRCTQVYIPPHRDDHKMADQNLEPHSNEHALESILEDVDPSKFFVDFDVEKLLSELYDDDFLQVCMDEPREDNSGVRGLDGRSMMLSPWSEISRHFHGAMPEEWRIGDGLQANLAP, from the exons ATGGGTAGAAGACCTCCTTGCTCTAAGGACGGACTCAATCGGGGCGCATGGTCTTCTCACGAGGATAAGATCCTCGCCGATTACGTTAAAGTCCACGGTGAAGGCAAATGGACAGACCTCCCAAAGAGAGCAG GTTTAAAACGTTGTGGTAAGAGTTGCCGGCTCCGCTGGTTGAACTACTTGAGGCCTGGCATCAAGAGAGGTAATATTTCCCATGAGGAGGAGGATCTCATCATCAGACTTCATAAACTCCTGGGCAACCG ATGGTCACTCATAGCAGGAAGATTGCCGGGTCGAACGGACAATGAAATCAAGAATTACTGGAACACAAAACTCGGCAAGGAGGTAAAGGCAATCCCCGAGCCATTTAATGGTGAAAAAGTACTTCAGAGTAAACCAAAAGAAAGGAAGGCAGCGGCAAGCCTAAAGGCAAAGGCACCTATAGAACTGGGTAAGCAATCTCATCCTGTCATCCGACCCAAGGCAGTGAGGTGCACCCAGGTATACATTCCACCACACCGAGATGATCATAAAATGGCCGACCAAAACTTGGAGCCTCATTCAAATGAGCATGCATTGGAATCGATACTTGAAGACGTCGACCCCTCAAAATTTTTTGTGGACTTTGACGTGGAAAAGCTTTTGTCCGAACTTTATGACGATGATTTCTTGCAAGTTTGCATGGATGAACCTCGAGAAGATAATAGTGGAGTTCGTGGCCTAGATGGACGCAGCATGATGCTCTCACCCTGGTCTGAAATTTCACGTCATTTTCATGGAGCCATGCCAGAGGAATGGAGGATTGGGGATGGTCTTCAAGCAAATCTCGCCCCATAG